From the genome of Tachysurus vachellii isolate PV-2020 chromosome 2, HZAU_Pvac_v1, whole genome shotgun sequence, one region includes:
- the ep300a gene encoding histone acetyltransferase p300 isoform X3, which produces MAENVLESGPPSAKRPKLSSPALSVSASDGNDFGSLFDLEHDLPDELINSSELGVSNGGDLGQLHTSLGGGGAAVSGLGGVSNAGQDAAAKHKQLSELLRSGAPPIAVQQQQGGSPAGASMGLMGSMKVSPGPQNMVPQGQQHMSPQQQMSGMVAGMNRTMLVPQKGNGQQTGAPTPQQQGMMGGQMMNGTPRMGYPNPSMGSNSNLLAETLQQQAAGAQGGLRAQQPGTLNKMGMMGGANTYGGPYNPNAGQNLSGGGLAPQLMNKPALPNSLAQFNMDKKTQHMPGMPSMAGQQSTAGGAGGAAGMVPNSQGGLGSSPAASVGAGVPPTADPEKRKLIQQQLVLLLHAHKCQRREQANGEIRQCNLPHCRTMKNVLNHMTHCQAGKSCQVAHCASSRQIISHWKNCTRHDCPVCLPLKNAGDKRNQQSLLNTSNVGLGTALGTAPGGPHNAPNLNTPGQIDPSSIERAYAALGLTYQGNQASAQPAQQTPRPLGTMGGNPMSVNGAVGVQPQSQPSNLLQDPMLHVNLNAQNLLNDGSGVGNMGSMPVATPAAAAGMRKSWHEDITQDLRNHLVHKLVQAIFPTPDPAALKDRRMENLVAYARKVEGDMYESANSRAEYYHLLAEKIYKIQKELEEKRRMRLQKQGMMPTQPGMPPTGMPQGPPGMGQQGPPTGLPPIFSADGPLSDPLMVRPTGPNQIVNRMQNPAGMNPFNQMQPLGQRSTPPLPLNQMPMGPTRMAPPNVAQMQNQYHPSGQFQVSSPVVSSGPAGVTQPGPQGGMAQHTPIKTPPSLPTSSPLAQPASVGGVGSGVSVGNLGPNNGVGGPPSSTPSQSIGLSNCPAVRQSSPSPARSRTPTPHLTPPPSLPGSQTPQPHTPSLPLLNLGASQQQLPQPANNDKAMQLQQPLGGAPSTPNTALVSQHPPTPLSQKGSLPVDGQVATPASVSSSEASSQKVPSDATATLEPKAEHEEEEDEADEEQSMMGGRTGIKGEIKIEEKREIKKEETSSEICKSIPMETSMAAGEDKKPELKCEPKEEDVGSGTTSTPAVVPNKKKIFKPEELRQALMPTLESLYRQDPESLPFRQPVDPSLLGIPDYFDIVKNPMDLSTIKRKLDTGQYQEPWQYVDDIWLMFNNAWLYNRKTSRVYKYCSKLAEVFEQEIDPIMQSLGYCCGRKWEFSPQTLCCYGKQLCTIPRDAAYFSYQNRYHFCEKCFNEIQGESVSLGDDPSQPQTSINKDQFEKKKNDTLDPELFVECMDCGRKMHQICVLHNDTIWPTGFVCSECLKKSNRTRRENKYCAKRLPQTKLGNYLEVRVNDFLKRQNHPESGEITVRVVHVSEKVVEVKPGMKSRFVDSGEMPESFPYKSKALFAFEDIDGADVCFFGMHVQEYSSDCPHPNQRRVYISYLDSVHFFQPRSLRTAVYHEILIGYLEYVKRLGFTTGHIWACPPSEGDDYIFHCHPADQKIPKPKRLQEWYKKMLDKAVAERIVHDYKDIFKQATEDRLTSAKELPYFEGDFWPNVLEESIKELEQEEEERKREENSTSIESVDTTKGDSKNAKKKNNKKTSKNKSSLSRANKKKPGMPNVSNDLSQKLYATMEKHKEVFFVIRLMASNSNALPPIMDPDPLMACDLMDGRDAFLTLARDKHLEFSSLRRSKWSSMCMLVELHNQSQDRFVYTCNECKHHVETRFHCTVCEDYDLCITCYNIKGHEHKMEKLGLGLDDESNNQTAASMQSPGDSRRLSIQRCIQSLVHACQCRNANCSLPSCQKMKRVVQHTKGCKRKTNGGCPICKQLIALCCYHAKHCQENKCPVPFCLNIKQKLRQQQLQHRVQQAQMLRRRVASMQRTGQPLTVGNEGLPSPSNNGTTGPGTPTQSTQSPALQPPTQQCPNSVPQPGVAGGPHQQQQQLTGIVQQHIQFQQLPGGGGGGGGGGMMNSPQQQVVQQQPPSLQPPSVQQLQHPNSLPPYVQRPPGSSTLSQSMGKPGMGPANLPQQQHSVPAQSAFPSQQSSGPPPAALEMALKIQRVAETQRQLAKQKSLQMNQGPGMMAPHTLHQGHQTSNPMGINPGAGMVGTQGLNPQAQSIIPRVQMEQQQGVVGAGQQQQGGPQNQLSPQVQMPQASQGGPQLQPPQQRGTPGISPQQRLGMLSQMGHAGMVAGQQPQQAGQQQQHQLPQQQGQPGVMGMMGGPGGATNPGTGSGGLLQSALQDLLRILRSPSSPHQQQQVLKILRSNPQLMATFVKQRVPKYLGRGGPGAGGAGPAGMESPQINVNTGGSQPGMHLGQGTGMPPTNVLQQQQQLQQQQQQQLQQQQQQQLQQQQQQQLQQQQQQQQLQQQQQQQQLQQQQQQQLQQQQQQLQQRSLMGVNMQQQHGVMPGQGSNMANMSPQFKELMRKHLLQQQQLQQQQMGNLSQFQHPQTQQQQSYLGQPGMLPQQPGQAHAGGLPQQQGGPQAGLQQNYSGPMSPQVAAALQQRLQQQQQQQQQNAMGGYQGSDGSSLQQQQLQPPQCGSQSSQSLIQQSLHQRLLQQQQQQHLGGGSPAHHNNPMSPQQPISQSPHLQGQQLSTSLSNQVRSPQPSPRPQSLPPNSSPSPRMQPQPSPHRISPQTGSPHPGHLPSHHTGMVAPPQQPQQPTQQQQTNALDQSPFVSDQNAMLSQLGGMGPLHGQGTNDMLAGNNQDMGTNINHGSLDLM; this is translated from the exons ATGGCCGAGAACGTTCTGGAGTCTGGCCCGCCTTCAGCCAAGAGGCCTAAACTATCCTCTCCGGCACTTTCTGTCTCCGCTAGCGATGGAAAtg ACTTCGGTTCACTCTTTGACCTGGAGCATGATCTGCCGGATGAGCTTATCAACTCCTCTGAGCTAGGTGTGTCAAATGGTGGAGACCTTGGGCAGCTCCACACCAGTCTGGGTGGAGGTGGAGCAGCAGTCAGTGGACTTGGAGGGGTTAGCAATGCTGGCCAAGATGCAGCTGCTAAACATAAACAACTCTCTGAGCTGCTCCGATCAGGAGCACCACCTATAGCAGTGCAACAGCAGCAAGGAGGAAGTCCAGCTGGGGCATCTATGGGGCTTATGGGCAGCATGAAGGTATCTCCAGGTCCCCAGAACATGGTGCCTCAGGGGCAGCAGCACATGTCCCCTCAGCAACAGATGTCAGGGATGGTTGCTGGCATGAATAGAACTATGCTTGTACCTCAGAAAGGTAATGGTCAGCAGACTGGGGCCCCTACACCTCAACAACAAGGCATGATGGGAGGACAAATGATGAATGGGACTCCCAGAATGGGCTACCCCAATCCAAGCATGGGCAGTAACAGTAACCTTCTGGCAGAGACTCTTCAACAGCAGGCAGCAGGGGCCCAAGGTGGACTGAGAGCACAGCAGCCTGGAACATTAAACAAG ATGGGAATGATGGGCGGTGCAAACACCTATGGAGGCCCTTATAATCCAAATGCAGGTCAGAATCTGAGTGGTGGAGGGCTTGCACCACAACTCATGAACAAACCAGCTTTACCTAACAGCTTGGCCCAATTCAACATGGACAAAAAAACTCAGCACATGCCAGGCATGCCATCTATG gcTGGACAGCAGTCAACAGCTGGTGGTGCTGGAGGGGCAGCAGGGATGGTACCCAATTCACAGGGAGGGCTTGGTTCATCACCAGCCGCATCAGTAGGAGCAGGAGTTCCTCCAACTGCGGATCCAGAAAAGCGCAAACTCATACAACAGCAGCTGGTTCTCCTGCTTCATGCCCACAAATGCCAGCGGAGGGAGCAGGCTAATGGGGAGATTCGCCAGTGTAATCTGCCACACTGCCGCACTATGAAGAACGTCCTCAACCACATGACTCACTGCCAGGCTGGCAAATCCTGCCAGG TGGCACACTGTGCCTCATCGCGACAGATAATCTCACATTGGAAGAACTGTACGCGGCATGACTGCCCTGTTTGTTTGCCACTGAAGAATGCAGGCGATAAGCGGAATCaacagt CCCTACTAAACACCAGTAATGTGGGTTTAGGCACTGCATTGGGTACTGCACCAGGTGGCCCACACAATGCTCCCAATCTTAACACTCCAGGTCAGATAGACCCCAGCTCCATTGAGAGAGCGTATGCAGCTCTGGGACTCACTTACCAGGGTAACCAGGCATCTGCTCAGCCTGCCCAACAAACACCTAGGCCACTTGGCACTATGG GTGGGAACCCAATGAGTGTGAATGGGGCTGTTGGTGTCCAACCACAGAGTCAACCATCTAACCTTCTTCAAGATCCTATGCTGCATGTCAACTTAAATGCTCAAAA TCTGTTGAATGATGGTAGTGGTGTGGGCAATATGGGCTCTATGCCTGTGGCCActccagctgctgctgctggcatgAGAAAGAGCTGGCATGAAGATATCACCCAGGACCTACGGAACCATCTTGTTCACAAACT TGTCCAGGCCATTTTTCCTACCCCAGATCCAGCTGCACTGAAGGACCGGCGTATGGAGAATCTAGTGGCATATGCTCGTAAAGTAGAGGGGGACATGTATGAATCTGCAAACAGCAGG GCAGAGTACTACCACTTGCTGGCAGAGAAGATCTACAAGATACAGAAGGAGCTGGAGGAGAAGCGTCGCATGAGGTTGCAGAAACAGGGCATGATGCCCACTCAGCCCGGAATGCCTCCTACTGGGATGCCGCAAGGACCGCCTGGCATGGGGCAGCAAGGGCCACCAACAGGACTTCCGCCAA TTTTCTCTGCAGATGGGCCTCTATCTGATCCATTGATGGTGCGGCCCACTGGACCAAACCAAATTGTGAACAGAATGCAGAACCCTGCTG GAATGAACCCATTTAATCAAATGCAGCCCTTGGGACAGAGATCCACTCCTCCTCTTCCACTTAACCAG atGCCTATGGGGCCTACAAGGATGGCACCACCTAATGTTGCACAAATGCAAAATCAGTATCATCCATCTGGCCAGTTTCAAGTTTCAAGTCCTGTGGTTTCTAGTGGGCCGGCTGGTGTGACACAGCCCGGCCCTCAGGGTGGTATGGCTCAG cATACTCCAATTAAGACACCACCGTCACTTCCAACCAGTAGTCCTTTAGCTCAGCCTGCCTCTGTTGGGGGAGTTGGTAGTGGGGTGTCTGTGGGCAATCTAGGCCCCAATAATGGGGTTGGAGGGCCTCCATCATCCACCCCATCCCAGTCTATCGGTCTCTCCAATTGTCCGGCTGTCCGGCAGAGCTCTCCCTCTCCAGCACGCAGCCGCACACCTACTCCACACCTCACACCACCTCCAAGCCTACCAGGTTCACAGACTCCACAGCCTCACACCCCCAGTTTGCCCCTCCTAAACCTGGGTGCCAGTCAGCAGCAGCTACCTCAGCCTGCTAACAATGATAAAGCCATGCAGCTACAGCAGCCATTAGGAGGGGCTCCATCAACACCAAACACTGCTCTTGTGTCTCAGCATCCTCCAACTCCA CTATCTCAGAAAGGCTCTCTGCCAGTAGATGGCCAGGTTGCTACTCCTGCTTCTGTCAGCAGTTCTGAGGCATCCTCCCAGAAGGTACCCTCCGATGCTACTGCCACCCTTGAACCAAAGGCAGagcatgaggaagaggaggatgaggcaGATGAGGAACAGTCAATGATGGGAGGTAGAACTGGAATCAAAGGAGAGATAAAGATTGAGGAAAAGCGTGAG ATAAAGAAGGAAGAGACATCGAGTGAGATATGTAAAAGTATTCCTATGGAAACATCTATGGCAGCAGGGGAGGACAAAAAACCTGAACTGAAGTGTGAGCCTAAAGAGGAAGATGTTGGTTCTGGCACCACCAGCACTCCAGCTGTTGTAcctaataaaaagaaaa TCTTCAAACCTGAGGAGTTGAGACAGGCCCTAATGCCCACACTGGAGTCTCTCTATCGTCAGGACCCTGAGTCTCTCCCTTTCCGCCAGCCTGTGGATCCATCCCTTTTGGGAATACCT gATTATTTTGACATTGTAAAGAATCCTATGGACTTGTCGACTATAAAACGCAAACTTGACACAGGCCAGTATCAGGAGCCATGGCAGTATGTGGATGACATCTGGCTTATGTTCAACAATGCCTGGCTCTACAACCGCAAGACTTCCCGGGTGTACAAGTACTGCTCCAAACTAGCTGAAGTGTTCGAGCAAGAGATAGACCCTATCATGCAAAGTCTTGGTTATTGCTGTGGCAGAAAG TGGGAATTCTCCCCTCAAACTCTGTGCTGCTATGGCAAGCAGCTTTGCACTATACCACGAGATGCTGCTTACTTTAGTTACCAGAACAG GTACCACTTCTGTGAGAAGTGCTTCAACGAGATCCAGGGTGAAAGCGTGTCCCTAGGCGATGACCCATCCCAGCCGCAGAC ATCAATTAACAAGGACCAGtttgaaaagaagaagaatgacaCACTTGACCCTGAGTT ATTTGTGGAATGTATGGACTGTGGGCGTAAAATGCATCAGATCTGTGTTCTGCACAACGACACTATTTGGCCTACAGG ATTTGTTTGTAGCGAGTGTCTGAAAAAATCCAACAGAACCCggagagagaataaatattGTGCTAAAA ggCTGCCCCAGACTAAACTGGGAAACTACTTAGAAGTTCGTGTTAATGACTTTCTGAAGCGACAAAACCACCCAGAATCTGGTGAAATCACTGTTCGTGTTGTCCACGTCTCAGAAAAGGTGGTAGAAGTCAAACCAGGAATGAAATCCAG ATTTGTAGACAGTGGTGAGATGCCAGAGTCCTTCCCATATAAATCAAAAGCTCTGTTTGCCTTTGAGGACATTGATGGTGCAGATGTCTGCTTTTTTGGCATGCATGTGCAGGAATATAGCTCAGATTGTCCACACCCTAATCAAAG ACGGGTATACATATCCTACTTGGACAGTGTTCACTTTTTTCAGCCACGGAGTTTAAGAACAGCAGTATACCATGAGATTCTTATTGGGTACCTGGAGTATGTCAAAAGATTAGG GTTTACTACAGGCCATATTTGGGCTTGCCCTCCCAGTGAAGGAGATGACTACATCTTCCACTGCCACCCAGCAGACCAAAAGATACCCAAACCTAAGCGATTACAGGAGTGGTACAAGAAAATGCTGGATAAAGCTGTGGCAGAGCGCATCGTACATGATTACAAG GACATCTTCAAGCAAGCCACAGAGGATCGTCTCACTAGTGCCAAAGAGTTGCCTTATTTTGAGGGTGACTTTTGGCCCAATGTGCTTGAAGAGAGCATTAAGGAGTTGgaacaggaggaagaggagagaaaacGGGAGGAGAACAGTACTTCCATTGAAAGTGTAGAT ACTACAAAGGGTGACAGCAAGAACGCcaagaaaaagaacaataaaaagacGAGCAAGAACAAGAGCAGTCTGAGCCGAGCCAACAAAAAGAAACCAGGGATGCCAAATGTGTCAAATGACCTATCTCAAAAGCTTTATGCCACCATGGAAAAGCATAAAGAG gttTTCTTTGTCATCCGGCTGATGGCATCCAATTCCAATGCTCTTCCACCAATCATGGACCCTGATCCATTAATGGCATGTGACCTGATGGATGGGCGAGATGCTTTTCTTACACTGGCACGGGACAAACACCTGGAGTTTTCATCATTGAGGCGGTCCAAATGGAGTTCCATGTGTATGCTAGTAGAGCTGCACAACCAGAGCCAAGATCGATTTGTGTATACATGTAATGAATGCAAACACCATGTTGAAACACGCTTCCACTGCACTGTATGTGAG gATTATGACCTTTGCATCACTTGCTACAATATAAAGGGTCATGAGCACAAAATGGAGAAGCTGGGCCTGGGTCTGGATGATGAGAGTAACAACCAAACTGCAGCATCCATGCAGAGTCCTGGTGACTCACGCCGTCTTAGCATTCAGCGTTGCATTCAATCCCTTGTACATGCTTGCCAGTGCCGCAATGCCAACTGCTCACTTCCATCCTGTCAGAAGATGAAAAGAGTGGTCCAACACACCAAGGGCTGCAAGCGCAAAACCAATGGAGGTTGCCCTATTTGCAAGCAGCTTATTGCACTTTGTTGTTACCATGCTAAACACTGCCAAGAGAACAAGTGTCCTGTGCCTTTCTGCCTAAACATCAAGCAGAAACTGCGTCAACAGCAGCTACAACACCGGGTTCAGCAGGCGCAGATGCTTCGGAGAAGGGTGGCTAGCATGCAAAGAACAGGCCAACCACTTACTGTGGGAAATGAAGGGTTGCCATCACCCAGCAACAATGGTACTACTGGCCCTGGGACCCCCACACAAAGTACTCAGTCTCCTGCCTTACAGCCACCCACTCAGCAATGTCCAAATTCTGTTCCCCAGCCTGGGGTTGCAGGTGGTCcccatcagcagcagcagcaacttACAGGAATTGTGCAGCAGCATATTCAATTCCAGCAGCTacctggtggtggtggtggtggtggtggtggtgggatgATGAACTCTCCACAGCAACAGGTGGTTCAACAACAACCACCATCACTGCAGCCACCCTCAGTGCAGCAGCTTCAGCATCCCAACAGCCTTCCTCCATATGTGCAGAGACCTCCGGGTTCCTCTACACTTTCTCAGTCTATGGGGAAACCTGGCATGGGCCCAGCCAATCTGCCACAGCAACAACATTCAGTCCCTGCACAGTCAGCATTTCCGTCACAGCAGTCCTCTGGTCCTCCACCTGCAGCCTTGGAAATGGCCCTGAAGATTCAGCGAGTGGCAGAGACTCAAAGGCAATTGGCAAAACAGAAAAGCCTACAGATGAATCAAGGACCAGGGATGATGGCACCACACACATTGCATCAAGGCCATCAGACCTCAAACCCAATGGGTATAAATCCTGGAGCAGGGATGGTGGGGACCCAGGGATTAAACCCCCAGGCACAATCCATTATACCCAGGGTGCAAATGGAGCAACAGCAAGGTGTTGTAGGAGCTGGCCAGCAGCAACAAGGAGggcctcaaaatcagctttctccTCAGGTGCAAATGCCACAAGCTTCACAGGGTGGGCCTCAACTCCAGCCTCCACAGCAGAGGGGAACCCCGGGCATCAGCCCTCAGCAGCGACTTGGAATGTTGAGTCAAATGGGTCATGCAGGAATGGTTGCTGGGCAACAACCACAGCAGGCTGGGCAACAACAGCAGCATCAGCTTCCCCAACAACAGGGTCAACCAGGAGTGATGGGTATGATGGGTGGCCCAGGTGGTGCTACAAACCCAGGTACTGGCAGTGGAGGTCTCCTTCAGAGTGCCTTGCAAGACCTTCTTAGAATTCTGCGTTCCCCCAGTTCCCCCCATCAACAGCAACAGGTCCTGAAAATATTGCGTTCAAATCCTCAGCTTATGGCAACATTTGTTAAGCAGCGTGTGCCAAAATACCTTGGAAGAGGTGGGCCTGGGGCTGGAGGTGCAGGCCCAGCAGGCATGGAAAGCCcgcaaataaatgtaaatacaggGGGCAGTCAACCAGGTATGCACTTGGGCCAAGGGACCGGGATGCCCCCCACAAACGTGCttcagcagcaacaacaacttcagcagcagcagcaacaacaacttcagcagcagcagcaacaacaacttcagcagcagcagcagcaacaacttcagcagcagcagcagcagcaacaacttcagcagcagcagcagcagcaacaacttcagcagcagcagcaacaacaacttcagcagcagcagcaacaacttCAGCAGCGTTCACTTATGGGTGTGAATATGCAGCAGCAACATGGTGTTATGCCAGGTCAAGGCTCAAACATGGCAAATATGTCTCCCCAGTTCAAAGAATTAATGAGGAAACATttgctgcagcagcagcagctgcagcagcagcagatggGAAACCTCAGTCAGTTCCAGCATCCCCAAACACAACAGCAGCAAAGTTATCTTGGCCAGCCTGGGATGCTACCACAGCAGCCAGGTCAAGCTCATGCTGGTGGGCTTCCGCAACAGCAAGGAGGACCGCAGGCTGGGCTGCAACAGAATTATTCTGGACCCATGTCTCCGCAGGTGGCAGCAGCTTTACAACAGAGGttgcaacaacaacagcagcagcagcaacaaaatGCCATGGGTGGGTACCAAGGAAGTGATGGTAGTTcacttcagcagcagcagctacaGCCCCCTCAATGTGGTTCTCAGTCTTCCCAGTCTCTTATTCAGCAATCACTGCACCAAAGGCTTCTccaacagcaacagcaacagcacCTAGGTGGTGGCTCTCCTGCTCATCATAATAATCCCATGAGTCCTCAACAACCAATATCCCAGTCTCCACATTTACAAGGCCAACAACTCTCCACTTCTCTCAGTAACCAAGTGCGGTCACCCCAGCCATCACCGCGACCCCAGTCTCTACCACCGAATTCTAGTCCATCTCCTCGCATGCAACCCCAGCCTTCACCGCACCGCATCTCTCCCCAAACAGGCTCTCCACACCCTGGTCATCTTCCCTCACATCACACTGGCATGGTAGCACCTCCACAACAACCACAGCAGCCAACGCAACAGCAACAGACTAATGCTTTGGACCAATCCCCCTTTGTGTCTGACCAGAATGCCATGCTTTCGCAGCTTGGTGGAATGGGGCCCCTGCATGGGCAAGGAACTAATGACATGCTAGCTGGCAACAACCAAGACATGGGGACAAATATTAATCACGGCTCATTAGATTTAATGTAG